A region from the Falco peregrinus isolate bFalPer1 chromosome 19, bFalPer1.pri, whole genome shotgun sequence genome encodes:
- the LOC129782901 gene encoding leucine-rich repeat-containing protein 71-like codes for MRRRGERAPREKAAVEETKSPGRKAEQGAEEYCCSGILEQDFPELCTRAGMATVPKVTLRPSPSFPADEEPTEPTLVGVLARIERKYSYFQPCIQVEREPQDPRSTRAVFLRGWKMEEPMLGVLSQCLPTLAGLQAVHLWKVGLSERLLPVLLALLARCPRLRTLSLEGNPLPTPAFHTLMGSDSPLVHLSLRNNRIGDEDAQLIGKGLSTLSPSGRSLASLILSFNRISDLGAAYIARGLRLNRSLLFLSLENNDIGDVGPPGWLRWVLAPFALTHDEVVERRRLLLAEALGQSCTTPKETKGQSEDASSAAPDKLPWAKHGKPPPKKKELLQKEEGRQRKKSPEPRAARGRDPKPRRQEKPNLETTMSPSGDSAPSWQRWRSSSGRRNQRCRGREGLLCLSLEKNRIPPASPALARLQELLPPQHLWPGARGREEEEEEEEAPGT; via the exons AtgaggcggcggggggagcgggcaCCCCGGGAGAAGGCGGCTGTGGAGGAGACGAAGAGCCCGGGGAGGAAGGCTGAGCAGGGCGCAG aggaGTACTGCTGCAGCGGGATCCTGGAGCAGGATTTCCCCGAGCTCTGCACCCGTGCTGGCATGGCCACCGTCCCCAAAGTCACCCTCCGGCCGTCCCCCAGCTTCCCTGCGGATg AGGAGCCCACCGAGCCCACGCTGGTGGGGGTCCTCGCCCGCATCGAGCGCAAGTACAGCTACTTCCAGCCCTGCATCCAGGTGGAGAGGGAGCCCCAGGACCCCCGGAGCACCCGCGCCGTCTTCCTGCGAG GCTGGAAGATGGAGGAGCCCATGCTGGGGGTCCTGAGCCAGTGCCTGCCCACCCTGGCCGGCTTGCAGGCAGTGCA CCTCTGGAAGGTCGGGCTGTCAGAGCGGCTGCTGCCGGtgctcctggcactgctggcacGCTGTCCTCGCCTGCG GACCCTCAGCCTGGAGGGGAACCCCCTGCCCACACCGGCCTTCCACACGCTGATGGGGAGCGACAGCCC GCTGGTTCACCTCTCCCTGCGCAACAACCGCATCGGGGACGAGGATGCTCAGCTCATCGGGAAGGGTCTTTCCACGCTGAGCCCCTCCGGCCGCAGCCTGGCCTCACTCATCCTCAGCTTCAACCGCATCTCGGACCTGGGGGCTGCCTACATCGCCAGG GGCTTGCGTTTGAACCGCTCCCTCCTCTTCTTGTCCCTGGAGAACAACGACATTGGTGACGTGGGGCCACCAGGCTGGCTGAGGTGG GTCCTGGCACCCTTCGCGCTGACGCACGATGAGGTGGTGGAGCGGAGGCGGCTGCTCCTGGCAGAGGCGCTGGGACAGTCCTGCACG ACCCCAAAAGAGACCAAGGGCCAGAGTGAGGATGCTTCCAGCGCAGCCCCTGACAAGCTGCCCTGGGCCAAGCACGGcaaacccccccccaaaaaaaag gagctgctgcagaaggaggagggcaggcagcgcaAGAAGT cacCGGAGCCAAGAGCTGCCCGCGGCAGAGATCCAAAACCACGCCGCCAGGAGAAGCCGAACCTGGAG ACAACCATGTCACCGAGCGGGGACTCGGCGCCTTCCTGGCAGcgctggaggagcagcagcgggagAAGAAACCAAAGGTGCCGGGGCAGGGAGGGGCTGCTGTGCCTCTCCCTGGAG AAGAACCGCATCCCTCCCGCCAGCCCGGCCTTGGcgcggctgcaggagctgctgccaccgCAGCACCTGTGGCCCGGAGCGCGGGGccgtgaggaggaggaggaggaggaggaagcaccGGGCACCTAG
- the LOC129782900 gene encoding platelet endothelial aggregation receptor 1-like, protein MGSVWSCMVPVWSSMVPLWSCMGPVWSCMGPVWSSMVPVWSCMVPVWSYMGPVWSSMVPVWSYMVPVWSYMVPVWGYIVPVWGYRVLGSMAVAPSPLCPQPAPPGPSGCSVTSSAAAPHNATCHPASGTCPCAPGRIGPHCDAGTPEQPYTIVPAPPAAYSSLGLVLSLVALVALLVAVVAVALCYHHRRKGKASRHLAVAYTAGPTDTSDYVVPDVPPSHHAHYYSNPSYHTLSQCTLPPPGSGAQDRASSLKAPSTPLFPGAERPHGPEGHVTLPPGWKHLGAPALGPRGGQLDRSYSYSCSLGEAGGQSPPTTSPPAHPSEGLGASASSLASENPYATIKELPPPTARTPEGSYMEMKSPVRREMSYAEIGDLEEPPQEELPRGGRRRHPPPPPPSHYDSPKNSHVPSHYDVPPARHYPPSPPLRRKDR, encoded by the exons ATGGGCTCGGTATGGAGCTGTATGGTTCCAGTATGGAGCTCTATGGTTCCGCTATGGAGCTGTATGGGTCCAGTATGGAGCTGTATGGGCCCAGTATGGAGCTCTATGGTTCCGGTATGGAGCTGTATGGTTCCAGTGTGGAGCTATATGGGCCCAGTGTGGAGCTCTATGGTCCCAGTATGGAGCTATATGGTCCCAGTATGGAGCTACATGGTCCCGGTATGGGGCTATATCGTCCCAGTATGGGGCTATAGGGTGCTGGGCAGTATGGCTGTGGCTCCCtcccccctgtgcccccagcctgcccccccGGGACCTTCGGGCTGCAGTGTGACCAGCTCTGCCGCTGCCCCCCACAACGCCACCTGCCACCCCGCCAGTGGGACGTGCCCCTGCGCCCCCGGCAGGATCGGGCCCCACTGCGATGCTG GCACCCCCGAGCAGCCCTACACCATcgtgcccgccccgccggcagcctacagctccctggggctggtgctCAGCCTGGTGGCCCTGGTGGCCTTGCTGGTGGCCGTGGTGGCCGTGGCGCTGTGCTACCATCACCGGCGGAAGGGGAAGGCCAGCCGGCACCTGGCCGTGGCGTACACGGCGGGCCCGACCGACACCTCCGACTACGTGGTGCCAG ACGTGCCACCGAGCCACCACGCGCACTACTACTCCAACCCCAGCTACCACACGCTGTCCCAGTGCACGCTGCCACCCCCCGGCTCCGGCGCCCAGGACAGAGCCAGCTCCCTCAAG GCGCCCAGCACCCCGCTCTTCCCCGGCGCTGAGAGACCCCATGGCCCCGAAGGACACGTCACGCTGCCCCCCGGCTGGAAGCACCTGGGGGCACCGGCCCTGGGCCCCAGGG GGGGGCAGCTGGACCGGAGCTACAGctacagctgcagcctgggggaagcaggagggcAAAG CCCCCCAACTACttctcccccagcccacccctcggaggggctgggggccagcGCCAGCTCCCTGGCCAGCGAGAACCCCTACGCCACCATCAAGgagctgcccccccccaccgccaGGACCCCCGAGGGCAGCTACATGGAGATGAAATCCCCGGTGCGGAGGGAGATGTCCTACGCCGAGATCGGGGACCTGGAGGAGCCACCCCAGGAGG AGCTGCCCCGAGGGGGCCGAAGGCGTcaccccccgccgcccccccccagccattACGACTCCCCCAAGAACAGCCACGTCCCCAGCCACTACGACGTGCCCCCCGCCCGCCACTACCCCCCGTCCCCGCCGCTGCGCAGGAAGGACCgctga